The Elaeis guineensis isolate ETL-2024a chromosome 11, EG11, whole genome shotgun sequence genomic interval cgaaccacctccctgacttcatacgggtctTCCCTGTTAAGGGcgagttttccttgattctgaggttgtgagacagcggctcgccgaagtactaagtcccccgctctgaaggccttgctcttcacccgagagttgtagtagcgggccactttctgcttgtaggcagccatccgaacttgagctgtctcccactttcttctaataagtcgaggttggtcttgagatcctgcgagttgcgctgctcatcgaattccacaactcgcaccgacggaagtTTGAGTTCGATCGAGATTACGGCTTCTGTTCctaaggctaaggcaaagggggtctcccctgtgggcagcctttggatagttcggtatgttcacaacacatgataaagctcatctgcccaagtttcctttgctctttcaagtctcgccttgattccttgcaacagagtcctgttagtaacctcggcttcaccgttcgcttgtggatgggctactgacatgaagttatgggagatatttaagtcctcacaaaattcagcaaactttgcccCAGCAAATTATTGCCCATTACCAGTAACGAGAGTTTTGGATAATtcaaacctacagacaattgacttccaaacgaagtcctgcaccttagcttctgtaattttcgtcaaaggttcagcttcgacctacttagtgaagtagtcaattgccaccaggatgAACTTTCGCTATCTGGACGCCATGGAAAAagatccgaggatatccatcccccattatgcaaacgaccatggggcactcatgggtgtaagttcggaggcgggctgcctttggatatttgcatatctctgacaccgatcacactttctgacatattcgatggagtcgtggtacatggtaggccagtaatagccttgtcggagcagtttgtgggataaagatctggcctccaggtgacttccgcagactccctcatgtacctcccacaagacaaagttggcttcagaaggtcagagatattttaggaggggcaaagagtacgacctcttgtacagcttgccttcataaagaatatatcgggaggcctggttcctaagctttcgagtttcttttgcatcaggaggaagaaccccgtccttgaggtatgcaaccaatgggtcaatccagctgggttcatggttgatctccatcacaagctgcggttcttctgtacttggacacttcagaactttgaagaagacttccttgggcagttcagccAGAGCCAGTGTAGTCAACTTGGAGAAGAGGTCGGccttggtattttctgctcttggaatctgcttgatgtcaaagctaccgaaggcagagatgatctcttttaccttttcaagatacttggccatactgtcctctcgagcttcatagttttcgctgacttatcccaccaccaattgagagtcactgtagacttggagccgatctacttctagctctttggcgatcctcagtcctgtaattagagcttcatattctgctctgttatttatcacagaaaattcaaagcgcagcgcgtactccgcaataattccttctggattgattaagatcaggcccgcgcctgcgcctgacatgttggaggaaccatccacgtagagggtccaaaaatcattagggagatctgttctttcttcggaggaattcgactggagccctgagttgtcagcttcacctcgtccaagtttggcctctaccggaatagtgcactccactatgaagtctgctaatatctgggctttaatcactgaccgaggttgatagttgatgtcgaatttcgtgagcttgactgtccattttgctatcctttcggaagcatccgctcaatgcagaaccgtcttgatcggctggtcggtgagcagtgttatggtgtgcccttgaaagtaaggtcagagccttcgagctacaatcaacaagacgtaagttagtttctctaacttaatgTACCTAATTtcgcgtctctcaatactcgactaatgtagtagatcagccgttgaatttttgcttcttccttaaccagtacTGCTGCGAGGGTCacaggagagaccgtcaggtacaggaacaactctccgagttcgggctttgccaatagcagaggtgagccgaggtagctctttaattttttgaatgcttgctgacattcggtagtccaacagaagttcttcggctgcttgagggtctgaaagagaGACAGGCATcattcgaccgaccttgagacaaagcgattcagagctgctactctcccaataaggcactgaacttcctttattgacttcggagcgGTCATTTCttagatggcacgaatctttttcggatttgctttgatcccgcgccccgataccatgaagcccaagaatttttttgaggttactccaaaagcgcacttggccgggttcagcttcatcttatattttcggagggtgctaaagatctcctcaaggtcggtgatgtggttctttgtggatttactttttacaagcatatcgtccacgtagacctccatgttacgatcgatctgctctttgaagatcttcttcaccagccgttgatagatcgcccctgtatttttgaggccaaaaggcatgaccatgtaacaataaagaccacagttagtaataaaagcagttttttcttcgtcctccgatgccatcctgatttgattgtagtcgaaaaatacatccatgaaagtgaggagctcgtggctcgaggttgcatccactaattggtcaattctgggcagaggatagctgtccttcgggcaggctttgtttagctttttgaagtctacacacatccttcacttgccgttcgtcttcttgacgagaaccacattggagacccagttcgggtagttgacttctctgatgaacccggttttcaggagtttatcaacttcctcagctattgctatttgccttttcggtgcatgacttcggattttttccttcatcggtcgatgtttgggatcaacagtcaggcggtgctccatgacttctgcatcaatcTCTAGCATATCCGtcagaacccaagcgaaaatatccgcattcttttgtagaaaattgatgagctgtgtccgtacctcttctcccaggttagagccgatcttcaccacatgctccacattcccatcgttcaaaggaattgagacaagatcttcaattggctcatcccgttcttcagcaaggtcatcacgagtgtccaatccatcaaccgaacaggggtcggactgaccatttctttgtaggatTATGTTGTAGCAGCGTCTTGCCagagcttgatctcctctgacctctctgaccccttggctagtagaaaatttcagcttcaaatggtaggttgatacacagctcggagggcgttgaggccaggtcggccgggtattgcgttgtaggcagatggcgcccttactaccaaaaaatccacttgcgcttttgattgctttgggtaccagcctgcaaccacggttaaagttattaccccttccactggcatagcatcgccagtgaaccctaccaacggagagtttatcggccctaatcgaccatccagaGTGGACATTTtttagaatgcatcgtaaaacagaatattggccgagcttccactatcaacaagaatgcggcgtacatcatagtcagcaatatttaaagaaactacaaccgcatcattatgggagaattgaatctctcgggcatcttcttcagtaaagattatagattcttcagtcctctgccgcttgggtggtatgatcgatccactggctgctccccgtcgggatcctccagagatggtgttgacgatccTGGTTGGagatcgatcttcaggctgtttctcccttcttggtggctctcgctgtggtagggccctcgaccgatcctccCTATCTTCAGGTCGACGTCGGTtgaatctgtcgagccggccttgtctgatgagctcctcgatctgccggtttatctcttggaacctttggtcCAGGAGAtcttctcgactgcgagtctcgagggtctccaggtggaacggaggtaggaaccctccgggggtggaatcgtgatcggacggagagctctctgccttctgcttccccttttcggggaagacagggtgacgGGCCCAAGTGGCCTGCTCGATcgccagattctgaaactccgacgatgctctttccagccggacagatgcctacggctgctgctgcatggcctacactacttcggtgaggcccctgacctactgaatcagcaagtcgaactgctcaatGCCGACtatcattgtcggaggaggaggagcttgaaaaactgaaGACGAGATCGGAGCTTGCAggtctcactgagatctggccgtggaacacctggtggatgcctttcggagaggcatcaggtggagatctgacaggagaagaaggagaaaatgttAAAGAAAGTGATCGAAGACAAtctcattgagtactcctttaagaacaagggtactgcgaagacacagacccttcctctagcgccaattctgttggtgcagaattccgccgacgtcagagaagctggagcgaGGAGATCGCGTCCATCGTCAAGACCTGCAAGGGAAgactaaaccggagttgggggtgctccggaaagatcctccgacgctcaagtcagtactctgcctcaacagaaatggagcactcgaatgggattttaatagagtttcgagatagagtttagagcttagagaagaacgtatctaggggtccctttttatagatgaagagcgtaactgatttacagcgacgtctgtaaccgcctgatagtgggtcgttcagagccacgcagagtttgttacggagagtagtagcgtcagggggccgttcaaggacacgtggagtttgttatggagagtggagtggtgtccattgtcgcgacttgccagagagtagtggggctgcgtggaatctgttacagagagtggagtggggtagtggccattgtcgcgacttgctagagagttcgggcctgacggctgaagctcggctgggacgtctgatggagcggaatggctctctgtctttgcaatctaagagaagctcggatgttttcgaggttgctgatgaatccactgttgtcggatgccttgggtgctgattgggcgctgatgctgcaggcggaagtcatttgctgtagaagctcggacggagactttctattggagaaatctggtaagagtccagttgctagaagagtccgtctgaaatttgcctgatgtgaaagCTCGTTTGTAGATTGTCTGTCGGAAAggtccggtttcatgaggaatccggcagagggtcatctgacagtggagttcggttggcgctgtggaggttcgtccgctggaggagtctcgaggatattggggaaggtcgaacgttggaggagtccgggatttaattctgtcgtagaagttcggacgaaaatcgattgccgtggaagctcggatggagactttttattatagaagtcccgctgctggagaagctcggtcattgacgagatccggaagaagttcggaatagaaatccagctggtggagcccgtccgtcgtagaagttcgtctgggatccatccactgtagaagtttgactgggatccggctctcgtagaagctcggatgaaatccgaaaggcggtcgaccgccgtagaaacttggatggagtctggttactgcagaagtcctgctgttggagaagctcagacattgacgaagtccggaagaagttcggagcaaAATCGTTCGTGGTCGAGAGAAGTCTggagagattcagagaatagtcgatcactgtagaaaatcggctaatAGTAAAgatcagagagcatttggagcagtccagtaaataaatggaggagctcattattggagaagtccggatggtattacggaagctcggacggtcggaaaAGTTCAAAAAGATGTTACACAAGATCGGAAACCGGAAGAGTCCTGAAAGGATCAGTCTTTTACGAATTTTGGTTGGAgttattttacacccaacacttttgattcaaaattataGGGGGGAGCTCACGGTAGCAATgacaaaaaaaagaagggaaaaaaaaacttttagatcaGCTAGTCACATCAACGCTATAACGGCATGGGAGAACCTTCGTTTCAATGAAGTGGTGGGTCTTAGCGATGTAATTCTGGAAGAATACGCTGGCAGCTATCCATGGACCATCATCTCAGGGACCGAACTGTGCTAAAGAGGGATATATTATTGAGGACAACAAGAATGTTTAagctatttctttttcaaaaaaatgcatGTTCAATCATGTATGATGAAGTAAGGTCGCTCTACCAAAAAAGGTTTACCAATGGATGATGGGAGGGAGTGGGTTGAAGAGCCCCAGATAGTTTTGTTGCTTTTTCACTCCATGCTGATACCGTAACCCAAACCTTTTAGCATCAATTCAATCATGTTTCTATCAAATACAAAGAATGCAAATTAGTGAATATCTTGTTTTAAGAAAATTTCTAATATTACACGTAATTATGCTGTAAGAATGCAATCTGTAATCTCCACAATACGTTTAAAAGAGGAATGGCTTATCATATACAAATATAAAgcctttaaatataaaaatatataatttttaagaaaaatacttTGAGGCCCAATCTTGATGTCAAAAGAGTTCTGGAGGCAATGCCTCATAAAACTTAAAGAAGGATTGGTTTCTTAATCCCGCAAACCTCCAGCGTCGCGTACCGATCCATGAAAGGCACCCATCTTCTCAACTGATGTGGCAATTTGAGCAATGCGAGGCTCCTCTTGGTACCAGATTTAGACGCGCAGCATTACTCCttactgtattttttttttttttttttgggtacaatctCCTTACGCTAATTTAACTTTAAATGAGGAATACAGGAAGGTTTCTAGGAAtctagaagaaagaaagaaaagaaaaacgaaAAGAAAGTGGGCTTCTGACGGGCGAATAGGTAGGCCCCACGAAGAGCCTATAGACGTcgtgtgatgagatcacgccgaAGGAGCCGCTCAAGAATGAGCGATCCCCACCGTCCGATGGGTGGGCGTTGCCACCCGGCTTTGCTCCAGAAACTGTCGCTCCCGCTCAGTTCTGGTCTCCGTGCGTGCCTTGCAGAAACTTTGAATTCGCCCAGCCAACCACCGAGAAGCACGTCATGCTTCACGGTCCGTGTGAAACCTGTAAAGCGTACTGCTAGGCCAGACAAACGTGAATGAATCCTAAGCTTTAAGGCGTAGCAAACGCAAACTTGTACTTCGCCGCGGACGCAATCCGGGTCCTTCGCCCACCTTGTGCACCACAGTGGTTAATCTCATTATCATGGTCGCTCACAGTAAATTAAATCACTTGGAATAAACCCAACGAACGAAGTGATGGGGCCCAGAACGAAACAACAACTTTTTAATCacggtgtgtgtgagagagagagagagagagagacactcCATTGGTTAAGGAGCATGAAGAAGACATGCTGTCAGTCTACCTGTGTCCTTTTGCTTCCCTTAACCCCCGACCCTTTCCTCTGTTCTCCGTCCTTCCTCTCGGTCTCTCCTGTTCTCCCACCCCACCACCCTTCTTTCCTCGCGTGCTCTGTAAAAAAATAAAGGGCCAAAAACAGGCCTGTCGCCGGACCCACTCCAGTGGCAGCATAGCAGTATCATCTACCTCTCCACGGCTGGCTGCGACTACTAGAGATCTCTCTGTTCTCAGAATcaacgaaaagaaaaaaagacaacaggaagtagaaaagcaaaaagggagagagaggagtttGGCCGTTGTTGCAGTTACCAGGTTGCGTTTTTTTCCTCCCATTTAGAAAGAATAAGAATGCCTCTTCTCCCCCAACTTGTCTGCATGTAATCTATCGGTCCGATTCTTTAATGTAAGCTTGGAAAGAGAAAAAAGGTGGATGGATTATCGCGGAAAAAAAAGGACGGAGTGTTTCGATTATACGAGAGCCTTAAATTGAAGCAACCCGCCCCCAACCTGTGGAGTGGAGGAGGTTTGATTTCCGCATTGCAACGCGACGCCACGTCGTTTGATGGCGGCGGCGGAGGAGATGCTGGTGACGATGCACCAGGGGaagaaggaaggggaggaagaaccGAGTATCGACACGGACAAGCTGAGCTACGAGATATTCTCCATTCTCGAGAGCAAGTTCCTCTTCGGTTACGACGACCACAAGCTCTGGGTCCCCAAGCCCTCCCCCAACGCCGCGGCCACTGCGATCAAGAACCAGAGGGGCAAGGTCTGCGTCCTCTGCATCGACGGCGGTGGGGGCGGCGGCATGCGGGGCATCCTCCCGGGGAAGGCGCTATCCTATCTGGAACAAACGCTCCAGGCCAAGTCCGGCAACGCCGAGGCCCGAATCTCCGACTACTTGGATGTCATCGCCGGCACCGGCGTCGGCGGGGTCTTCGCCGCGATGCTCGTCGCCACCCGCGACGGAGCCCGCCCGCACTTCCGCGCCGACGACACGTGGCGGTTCCTCGCCGACCAGGGGAAGCGCTTCTTCCGCTCGCCCTCCTCCTCTGGCGGGTTCCTCCGGCGCGTGTTTGAAGGAGGGGGCGGAGGATGGTCCTCGGCGAAGGCGACGGCGGCGATGGAGATGGCGATCAAGGAGGCGTTCGGGGAGGGGCTGACGCTGCGGGACACGGTCAAGCCGGTGCTGATCCCGTGCTACGACCTGCGGAGCTCGGCCCCGCTGGTCTTCTCCCGCGCCGATGCCCTAGAGAGCGAGAGCTACGACTTCCGGCTGTGGGAGGTATGCCGGGCGACGTGGGCGGAGCCGGGGCGGTTCGCGCCGGCGGAGATGCGGTCGGTGGACCGGCGGACGGCGTGCGTGGGCATGGATGGCGGGCTGGTGATGAGCAACCCGGCGGCGGCGGCCATCACCCACGTCCTCCACAACAAGGAGGAGTTCCCCTTCGTGCGCGGGGTGGAGGACCTGCTGGTGCTCTCCCTCGGGTGCGGGACGGGCGGCGCCGCCGTCGTGCCGGAGGAGGAGCATCCGCGACTCCGGCGGTGGAGCCCCCGGGAGTGGGCTCGTCCCATCGCCCGCATCTCCTCCGACGGCGCCGCCGACCTTGTCGACCACGCCGTCGCCCTCTCCTTCGGGCAGTTGCGGAGCTCCAACTACGTCCGTATCCAGGTACGCCTTCAATCGGTCACCACTCATGCTTAGGTGCGCCCGCTCCGTTGGGACGTCCTGCGGGCGTGGTTcttcccctttttttctttttcgtctCAGAATGACGAACCATTCCTTTTTGGCAAAACGCGGTTTCTCTCCtctggaagaaaaaaaaacaaaaaaaaaaaagattgcggGGAATGCGGGAATTAGTTGGCGCTCTGTTCTGGCTGTCGGTGAACAGAGGACGGGAGAAGGGCATTTGGATTCTAATGAACGGTTTCCCATTTCTTAAACGGGGCTCCCAATTGCATTTTGCTCTGTTTTCTTCTTTCGTCACCCTGTATTCTGCTCTTTGATGAGTAGCTTTTCTGGGTGCGATTTAATTTTCTATATCTTATTTTCTCTGAGAACCTGATTGGTCTTTTAGTTTGGAAGACAATCCTTTGTCGCTCCAATATTTTCTGTAACAAGGACCGCAATGAAGCCCGTGTCCACTAACATCGTGGTTGGATATGGAATGCAGGCCCTTTTTTCCAAGGATCGGGAAAAGGGTTGACCAGCCCGTTTCCTGTTTTAATCAAAGCAGTCTTGGATTTTTCTTTCGACTCCcttttcttttctcaaatgaGCCTGCAAAAGATTCTGTTACCTCATTTGGGTACCTTTTAACTATTTTTCCGTTCAGCAACCTTCCTCGTATTCGATTCTTTCCCCATCAGGTGGGTGTAGCACGGTAAGGTTGTGGATACAAAGAATTCATTTCGTCACCGTGGAGCCCTTCCATTCCGTTGGGGTTGGATTTAATATAGCACTGCTTGGTTTTAGGATGCTTTAACAGAGGGTCAGGTAACTGAGTTGGGTCAGTTcttgctggttttttggcttacAACCTGTGTCGGTGAGACCTTAATTTGGTCCCATTTGTTCCGAGTCAGATGAGTATAGAAAAGGATCGAGTAGGTTAGATTAGCACATGTCAAATTATTTTCCTGTCCCCGATATCCAATTTTTTTGAAAGGTTGGTTCGGTGTGGCAGTGGTGACTTTGTATAGATGTCTGGACATGTACGTTCGAACGGAGAGGAGAGGCCGAGAGAGTGAGGAACATTTACGCGGTGGTGGAGAGGAATGGTTGGAAGCgactttctttttgtttttaatTAACTAACAAAGGCTCGGCGTTTGTGCTCTTGAATTGTTGCTCCGTACTAATCTTGATCTTATTTCATgcgaaaaattttaatttgattaatttgagATATATGCTGAGGGCATTAACCGCGCGCAGGCACAGGGTGATTGCAGGAGCATGGGGAAGGGTGGAGTGGATGCGGACTGGGACCCAAGCCCAGGGAACGTGAAGGCTTTGTTGGGGGCGGCGGAGGAGATGCTGAAGCAGA includes:
- the LOC105054521 gene encoding patatin-like protein 7 isoform X2, with amino-acid sequence MAAAEEMLVTMHQGKKEGEEEPSIDTDKLSYEIFSILESKFLFGYDDHKLWVPKPSPNAAATAIKNQRGKVCVLCIDGGGGGGMRGILPGKALSYLEQTLQAKSGNAEARISDYLDVIAGTGVGGVFAAMLVATRDGARPHFRADDTWRFLADQGKRFFRSPSSSGGFLRRVFEGGGGGWSSAKATAAMEMAIKEAFGEGLTLRDTVKPVLIPCYDLRSSAPLVFSRADALESESYDFRLWEVCRATWAEPGRFAPAEMRSVDRRTACVGMDGGLVMSNPAAAAITHVLHNKEEFPFVRGVEDLLVLSLGCGTGGAAVVPEEEHPRLRRWSPREWARPIARISSDGAADLVDHAVALSFGQLRSSNYVRIQGDCRSMGKGGVDADWDPSPGNVKALLGAAEEMLKQKNVESVLFGGKRIGEHTNMEKLDWFAGELMLEHQRRTSRIAPTVAFKHPSPKPT
- the LOC105054521 gene encoding patatin-like protein 7 isoform X1; translated protein: MAAAEEMLVTMHQGKKEGEEEPSIDTDKLSYEIFSILESKFLFGYDDHKLWVPKPSPNAAATAIKNQRGKVCVLCIDGGGGGGMRGILPGKALSYLEQTLQAKSGNAEARISDYLDVIAGTGVGGVFAAMLVATRDGARPHFRADDTWRFLADQGKRFFRSPSSSGGFLRRVFEGGGGGWSSAKATAAMEMAIKEAFGEGLTLRDTVKPVLIPCYDLRSSAPLVFSRADALESESYDFRLWEVCRATWAEPGRFAPAEMRSVDRRTACVGMDGGLVMSNPAAAAITHVLHNKEEFPFVRGVEDLLVLSLGCGTGGAAVVPEEEHPRLRRWSPREWARPIARISSDGAADLVDHAVALSFGQLRSSNYVRIQAQGDCRSMGKGGVDADWDPSPGNVKALLGAAEEMLKQKNVESVLFGGKRIGEHTNMEKLDWFAGELMLEHQRRTSRIAPTVAFKHPSPKPT